A window of the Synechococcus sp. M16.1 genome harbors these coding sequences:
- a CDS encoding CO2 hydration protein, which yields MTPTSASPVQPPVLPDQEELIRRLLSDTPLLKDTPDHLLQVVNVLESYGLVLDAYSKNLVDQGEQQMLNPFPVFRFFHEGFNLKRLWTHLMGDRINFEYAEYCQKAMFWHGTGGLDAYLDTPEFAEACQRIIKRKSARDPLLALNNRLYPDFAPEAIRSLTTIYCLGLFWRVMSDIFVDLARRYAIKEVTCVNDVVHHIRDGLVAAAGSPIEYKVTIGGEEIWVLPPEAGLTFLVDVAVPYVEAVFFRGMPFLGTVSYNAQARQISPDISDFKYGALYADPIPSMGAGIPPSLCMQDMYRHLPEELSLWYDDNGRGQTDVHVQICVSFQKSMFCVTNAAIAGTMPHPLDTDDPEQQAANRAYAEAWSGRLMGCQRVALL from the coding sequence ATGACCCCGACATCCGCATCCCCCGTTCAACCTCCGGTGCTTCCTGATCAGGAGGAGTTGATCCGTCGTTTGCTCAGCGACACGCCGCTGCTCAAGGACACCCCCGACCATCTGCTGCAGGTGGTGAATGTGCTCGAGAGCTATGGGCTTGTTCTCGATGCCTACAGCAAGAACCTTGTGGATCAGGGGGAGCAGCAGATGCTCAATCCCTTCCCGGTGTTCCGCTTCTTCCATGAGGGGTTCAACCTCAAGCGCCTCTGGACCCATCTGATGGGGGATCGCATCAACTTTGAGTACGCCGAGTACTGCCAGAAGGCGATGTTCTGGCATGGCACCGGCGGGTTGGATGCCTACCTCGACACGCCTGAGTTCGCCGAGGCCTGCCAGCGGATCATCAAGCGCAAGTCGGCGCGGGACCCTCTGCTGGCCCTCAACAACCGCCTTTATCCCGATTTCGCCCCCGAGGCCATCCGTTCGCTCACCACGATTTATTGCCTCGGTCTGTTCTGGCGCGTGATGAGCGACATCTTTGTCGACCTGGCCCGCCGCTACGCGATCAAGGAAGTCACCTGCGTCAACGATGTGGTGCATCACATCCGCGATGGCCTGGTGGCGGCGGCCGGAAGCCCGATTGAATACAAGGTGACGATCGGTGGTGAAGAGATCTGGGTGCTTCCCCCTGAGGCGGGTCTCACCTTTCTGGTGGATGTTGCGGTGCCCTACGTGGAGGCCGTTTTCTTCCGCGGCATGCCCTTCCTTGGAACGGTGTCGTACAACGCCCAGGCCCGGCAGATTTCACCGGACATCAGTGATTTCAAGTACGGCGCCCTTTACGCCGACCCGATTCCGAGCATGGGTGCGGGCATTCCCCCCAGCCTCTGCATGCAGGACATGTACCGCCACCTGCCCGAGGAACTGAGCCTCTGGTACGACGACAACGGTCGAGGTCAAACGGATGTGCACGTGCAGATCTGCGTCAGCTTCCAGAAGTCGATGTTCTGCGTCACCAATGCCGCCATCGCCGGCACGATGCCGCATCCGCTGGACACCGATGACCCCGAGCAGCAGGCCGCCAATCGGGCCTACGCCGAGGCCTGGTCTGGGCGCTTGATGGGCTGTCAGCGGGTGGCGCTCCTCTAG
- a CDS encoding 4a-hydroxytetrahydrobiopterin dehydratase, which translates to MNQWQERKRPVCLECRFEFESYDATRDFLDKLGDHSEATQRFPDISFGRTYVNITIRPEDDGPEAQLSEADRAFAAEIDALLS; encoded by the coding sequence ATGAATCAGTGGCAGGAGCGGAAACGACCCGTATGCCTCGAGTGTCGTTTCGAGTTTGAGAGCTACGACGCCACCAGGGATTTTCTCGACAAGCTCGGCGACCACAGCGAGGCCACCCAGCGCTTTCCTGACATCAGCTTTGGGCGCACCTACGTGAACATCACGATCCGGCCGGAGGATGACGGCCCCGAGGCCCAGCTGAGCGAAGCCGATCGTGCCTTTGCCGCAGAGATCGATGCCCTCCTCAGTTGA
- the cbbX gene encoding CbbX protein, which translates to MPSSVDLASAYADSGVAEVLDQLDRELIGLAPVKTRIREIAALLLVDQARQQLELPSTAPSLHMSFTGHPGTGKTTVAQRMSQILHRLGYLRKGHVVTATRDDLVGQYVGHTAPKTKEMLKRAQGGVLFIDEAYYLYKPDNERDYGAEAIEILLQEMESRRSDVVVIFAGYRDRMETFYSSNPGLSSRVAHHLDFPDYSDDELMAIAGLLLEAQHYQFSAEAETAFSDYVSRRRQLPFFANARSVRNALDRARLRQANRLFSRMGEALTKQDLITIEEADIRASRVFKGEVEGHHPAQHGA; encoded by the coding sequence ATGCCCTCCTCAGTTGATCTGGCTTCGGCCTATGCCGATTCCGGTGTGGCTGAGGTGTTGGACCAACTGGACCGTGAACTGATCGGCCTGGCGCCGGTGAAGACGCGGATCCGAGAGATCGCAGCGCTGTTGCTGGTGGATCAGGCGCGGCAGCAACTGGAGTTGCCCAGCACCGCGCCCAGTTTGCACATGTCGTTCACCGGCCATCCCGGCACGGGCAAGACCACCGTGGCGCAGCGGATGTCGCAAATCCTGCATCGCCTGGGTTACCTCCGCAAGGGTCATGTGGTGACGGCCACCCGCGACGATCTCGTGGGTCAGTACGTCGGTCACACCGCCCCGAAAACCAAGGAGATGCTCAAGCGTGCCCAGGGTGGCGTGCTGTTCATCGATGAGGCCTATTACCTCTACAAGCCAGACAACGAACGCGATTACGGCGCCGAAGCGATTGAGATTCTCCTGCAGGAGATGGAGAGCCGGCGCAGCGACGTTGTGGTGATCTTTGCGGGCTACAGAGATCGGATGGAAACCTTCTACAGCTCCAATCCAGGTCTGTCCTCAAGGGTGGCGCACCATCTCGATTTCCCCGACTACAGCGACGACGAGCTGATGGCGATTGCAGGCCTGCTCCTCGAGGCCCAGCACTACCAGTTCAGTGCCGAGGCCGAGACTGCGTTCTCCGACTACGTCTCGCGTCGGCGTCAGCTGCCTTTCTTCGCCAACGCGCGCTCGGTTCGAAATGCGTTGGACCGGGCCCGTCTGCGCCAGGCCAACCGGTTGTTTTCGCGGATGGGAGAAGCCCTCACCAAGCAGGATCTCATCACGATTGAGGAGGCCGACATCCGGGCCAGCCGTGTGTTCAAGGGCGAAGTGGAGGGCCACCATCCCGCTCAGCACGGCGCCTGA
- a CDS encoding chloride channel protein, translated as MTRLRLSLMALLTGTLSGAGVAVVMGWIGGLSQRLWGDPVLEGLDRSLPLGWSLLICGGSGLILSLLHRPGPTTLLPELRDTLSDLRDPDQAPKRDEARGLLGAALAQVGGGCIGPEALMSRMAALVSQRIWRGRDQKLQEATVAGSLAFFGAPLLGGAVVGEVTHPKNRKQAYLDRWLPGSLGGVAGFAAFNGMGTASGGSLQGLPYIWPSNLGEDLGSLSAGLLGGLIGCGLGLLFLQWRGWLEQRQLLAQWPWWPLLTGLLLGACMHWLPLVPFAGEEQLRPLLEGQNSSGALVLLLSSIMKLLMLGLCLETGWRGGVFFPLFLVACALGMGLHLLLPDLGSLGSWCGALTGALYRCVLPAPLAVLMLGVALLQGHGTAGLLVGLGMAQLIRRRAERDGGPPLRP; from the coding sequence GTGACTCGCCTTCGCCTCAGCCTGATGGCCCTGCTCACCGGCACCCTGAGCGGCGCCGGTGTGGCGGTTGTGATGGGCTGGATCGGTGGCTTAAGCCAGCGGCTCTGGGGAGATCCGGTACTCGAGGGCTTGGATCGCAGCCTTCCCCTGGGCTGGTCGCTGCTGATCTGCGGCGGCAGCGGCTTGATCCTCTCGCTGCTGCATCGCCCCGGCCCCACCACATTGCTACCGGAGCTGCGGGACACCCTGAGTGATCTGCGTGATCCCGACCAGGCACCGAAGCGCGATGAAGCTCGCGGTCTCCTCGGAGCGGCGCTGGCCCAGGTTGGGGGAGGTTGCATCGGACCTGAGGCCCTGATGAGCCGCATGGCCGCCCTGGTCAGTCAACGGATCTGGCGTGGTCGTGACCAGAAGCTTCAGGAAGCAACAGTGGCAGGCAGCCTCGCCTTTTTCGGAGCTCCACTGCTGGGGGGTGCTGTGGTGGGCGAGGTCACTCACCCCAAAAACCGCAAGCAGGCCTACCTCGACCGCTGGTTGCCCGGCAGCCTCGGCGGTGTTGCCGGTTTTGCCGCCTTCAATGGCATGGGAACCGCTAGCGGTGGATCGCTGCAAGGGCTTCCCTACATCTGGCCCAGCAACCTGGGGGAAGATCTCGGCAGCCTCAGCGCAGGCCTGTTGGGGGGACTCATCGGTTGCGGCCTGGGTTTGTTGTTTCTGCAGTGGCGAGGCTGGCTGGAGCAGCGCCAACTCCTGGCCCAATGGCCCTGGTGGCCGCTGCTGACCGGCCTGCTGTTGGGGGCCTGCATGCACTGGTTGCCGTTGGTTCCCTTCGCCGGAGAAGAGCAGCTGCGGCCCCTGCTGGAAGGCCAGAACTCAAGTGGGGCCTTGGTTCTGCTCCTCTCCTCGATCATGAAACTGCTGATGCTCGGCCTTTGCCTGGAAACAGGCTGGCGCGGAGGGGTGTTCTTCCCCTTGTTCCTGGTGGCCTGCGCACTTGGCATGGGACTCCACCTGCTGCTGCCCGATCTGGGCAGCCTGGGCAGCTGGTGCGGCGCCCTCACAGGTGCGTTGTACCGCTGCGTGCTTCCTGCACCCTTGGCGGTTCTGATGCTCGGGGTTGCCCTCCTGCAGGGTCACGGCACAGCCGGCCTGCTGGTGGGCCTCGGCATGGCGCAGCTGATCAGGCGCCGTGCTGAGCGGGATGGTGGCCCTCCACTTCGCCCTTGA
- a CDS encoding 2Fe-2S iron-sulfur cluster binding domain-containing protein, whose translation MTSIPVRWPDGRITHETIGEDWLVAASGAGISIPTGCLGGSCGACEIDVNGKTVRACISTVPASKSAKLSVEFATDPHW comes from the coding sequence ATGACGTCGATTCCTGTGCGCTGGCCCGATGGGCGCATCACCCACGAAACCATCGGCGAGGACTGGTTGGTGGCCGCCAGTGGAGCGGGCATCAGCATTCCCACCGGTTGCCTGGGGGGCAGCTGCGGGGCCTGCGAGATCGACGTCAACGGCAAGACGGTGCGCGCCTGCATCAGCACCGTTCCGGCGTCGAAATCAGCGAAACTCAGCGTTGAATTCGCCACCGACCCGCACTGGTGA
- a CDS encoding cobyric acid synthase — MVLGTSSGAGKSLMTAALCRVLQRRGEQALPFKGQNMSNNAWVDADGGEMAYSQAMQAWAAGLEPCCAMNPVLLKPRGDSTSEVIHGGQSVGIARAEHYYRDWFRPGWQAIRTGLMQLQQQWPQGRLVLEGAGSPVEVNLQRRDLTNLRLAQYLRANCLLVADIERGGVFAQIVGTLALLRPVERPLIKGILINRFRGRRELFDEGRQWLEANTGVPVLGVMPWLNELFPPEDSLDLLERKPTRGATDLEIAVLRLPSLSNFSDLDPLEAEASLKLRWIQPGEPLGEPDAVILPGSKQTLRDLEALNSCGLADQLRAYAQAGGSVLGICGGMQMLGKTLDDPEGLEGTDQRGPQSGLGLLPLETTFSGTKRLSQRSIDGLWPMETPLNGFELHYGTTTPDPGLQPLSSDPGLGWWAPGPKGSSVVGTYLHGLLDNGPWRRAWLNRLREQRGLQPLANDPKNHSAHRDLLLDRLADAFEQHVNLAPLLQP, encoded by the coding sequence ATGGTGCTGGGCACCTCCAGCGGTGCCGGCAAATCGCTGATGACGGCGGCGCTGTGCCGGGTTCTCCAACGCCGTGGGGAACAGGCGCTGCCCTTCAAGGGGCAGAACATGAGCAACAACGCCTGGGTGGATGCCGATGGCGGCGAGATGGCCTACTCCCAGGCCATGCAGGCCTGGGCGGCGGGCCTTGAGCCCTGCTGCGCCATGAATCCCGTGCTGCTGAAACCCCGGGGAGACAGCACCAGTGAGGTGATCCATGGGGGCCAGAGCGTGGGGATCGCCCGCGCCGAGCACTACTACCGCGACTGGTTCCGCCCCGGTTGGCAGGCGATCCGCACCGGCCTGATGCAGCTCCAGCAGCAATGGCCCCAAGGCCGGCTGGTGCTGGAGGGGGCGGGAAGCCCGGTGGAAGTGAACCTGCAACGCCGCGACCTCACCAACCTGCGCCTGGCCCAGTACCTGCGGGCCAACTGCCTGCTGGTGGCCGACATTGAGCGCGGCGGTGTCTTCGCCCAGATCGTTGGGACGCTCGCTTTGCTGCGCCCGGTGGAGCGCCCGCTGATCAAAGGCATCCTGATCAACCGCTTCCGCGGCCGTCGGGAGCTGTTTGATGAGGGTCGCCAATGGCTGGAAGCCAACACCGGGGTACCGGTGCTGGGGGTGATGCCCTGGCTCAACGAGCTGTTTCCACCCGAAGATTCCCTCGATCTGCTGGAACGCAAACCCACCCGCGGGGCCACCGATCTGGAGATCGCTGTGCTGCGGTTGCCCTCCTTGAGCAACTTCTCCGATCTCGATCCGCTCGAAGCCGAAGCCAGCCTGAAGCTGCGCTGGATTCAACCCGGGGAACCCCTGGGTGAGCCGGATGCGGTGATTCTTCCGGGAAGCAAGCAGACGCTGCGGGATCTCGAAGCGTTGAACAGCTGTGGACTGGCCGATCAACTCAGGGCCTATGCCCAGGCTGGGGGGTCCGTCCTGGGCATCTGCGGCGGCATGCAGATGCTGGGCAAAACGTTGGACGATCCGGAGGGACTGGAGGGCACCGATCAGCGGGGACCCCAGAGCGGCTTGGGCCTCCTGCCCCTGGAAACCACCTTCAGCGGCACGAAAAGGCTGAGCCAGCGCAGCATCGATGGCCTCTGGCCCATGGAAACACCGCTGAACGGTTTTGAACTGCACTACGGCACCACCACCCCTGATCCCGGTCTTCAGCCGCTAAGCAGCGACCCTGGCTTGGGGTGGTGGGCTCCCGGGCCCAAGGGTTCGAGCGTGGTGGGCACCTACCTGCACGGCTTGCTCGACAACGGCCCCTGGCGACGGGCCTGGCTCAACCGGCTTCGCGAGCAACGGGGATTGCAACCGCTGGCCAACGATCCCAAGAACCACAGCGCCCACCGTGATCTGTTGCTCGATCGCCTCGCCGATGCCTTCGAGCAACATGTGAACCTTGCTCCATTGCTCCAGCCATGA
- a CDS encoding Npun_F0494 family protein: protein MSTGTHRRTTLRRLPGTEGFAIAHPTDLLDRRSRDRACRAMGCLPFSEALYRDLQQQGLDAGDLWSEPSRYGRKTRWFRNSEALEDDLRWLISVGVLRREVDGQGLTSRFRLTPLGRQLLDDDPALLQRSIPVLERLRHGLRRHWPL from the coding sequence ATGAGCACGGGAACACACCGCAGAACAACGCTCCGTAGGCTGCCAGGGACGGAAGGCTTCGCCATCGCTCACCCCACCGACCTGCTGGATCGACGCAGCCGTGACCGGGCCTGCCGGGCCATGGGATGCCTGCCCTTCTCTGAAGCGCTCTATCGGGATCTTCAGCAGCAAGGCTTGGATGCCGGCGACCTCTGGAGCGAACCCAGCCGCTACGGCCGCAAAACACGCTGGTTCCGCAACAGCGAAGCCCTCGAAGACGACCTGCGTTGGCTGATCAGCGTGGGCGTGCTGCGCCGGGAAGTGGATGGGCAAGGGCTGACCAGCCGCTTCAGGCTCACGCCCCTGGGTCGCCAGCTGCTCGATGACGACCCCGCACTCCTGCAGCGTTCGATTCCGGTGTTGGAGCGTCTGCGTCACGGCCTGCGTCGGCACTGGCCGCTGTGA
- a CDS encoding nucleoside triphosphate pyrophosphatase, whose amino-acid sequence MLASASPARRRLLEQAGIPHQVRVSGVDEDQIQHAEPAELVKLLAQAKATAVAQTLDRVGDAEITAVLGCDSVLSVEGQVFGKPSGPAEAIERWQRMAGGCGSLLTGHCLIRRGQPELLACVETVVRFAPLSQAEIEAYVASGEPLQCAGGFALEGRGGLCIDGLDGCYSNVIGLSLPWLRQQLSALA is encoded by the coding sequence ATGCTTGCTTCCGCCTCGCCGGCGCGTCGCCGTTTGCTGGAGCAAGCGGGAATCCCGCATCAGGTGCGCGTCAGCGGTGTGGATGAAGATCAGATCCAGCATGCGGAGCCCGCCGAGCTGGTGAAACTGCTGGCTCAGGCCAAGGCCACAGCTGTCGCCCAGACGCTTGATCGGGTGGGCGATGCCGAGATCACTGCTGTGCTGGGCTGTGATTCGGTGCTTAGTGTTGAAGGGCAGGTGTTCGGCAAGCCCTCAGGGCCAGCCGAAGCGATCGAGCGTTGGCAGCGGATGGCTGGCGGCTGCGGATCTCTGCTGACGGGCCATTGCCTGATCCGTCGCGGACAACCTGAGCTGTTGGCTTGCGTGGAAACGGTGGTGCGCTTTGCCCCGCTCAGCCAGGCCGAGATCGAGGCCTATGTGGCCAGTGGAGAACCGCTGCAATGCGCTGGTGGTTTTGCCCTCGAGGGCCGCGGCGGCCTCTGCATCGATGGCTTGGATGGCTGTTATTCCAACGTGATCGGCCTGAGCCTTCCCTGGTTGCGTCAGCAGCTTTCAGCGTTGGCTTAG
- a CDS encoding DUF4079 domain-containing protein produces the protein MRNPGFRVAFFLADPQALQSLTGHDWLGLIHPVLMILFVYPVVGATIRLGILAREKRLKINPIADTVPVEHAQHGAWVTGGVLVAVLIGLGHSLWSSHPLGLIVTGSAVLFSFGRLLTTRLVWQRFLWAIASACGLLLLGLHPAVERFSDVPWSPLFWQSHFWMGLLLTALLLSSTALQPLIGHSVQARRIHISSNLLVALLLAMQAISGTRNLLLH, from the coding sequence ATGCGCAACCCTGGGTTCAGGGTTGCGTTTTTTTTGGCTGATCCCCAGGCACTGCAGTCGCTCACCGGCCACGACTGGCTGGGATTGATCCACCCCGTGCTGATGATCTTGTTCGTCTACCCGGTGGTGGGCGCCACGATCCGGCTGGGAATCCTGGCGCGGGAAAAGCGGCTCAAGATCAACCCAATCGCCGACACGGTGCCGGTGGAGCATGCGCAGCATGGGGCCTGGGTGACCGGCGGAGTGCTGGTGGCGGTGCTGATCGGCCTAGGCCACAGCCTCTGGAGCAGCCATCCCCTGGGTCTGATCGTTACCGGCAGCGCTGTGCTGTTCAGCTTCGGGCGCCTGCTAACGACCCGGCTGGTCTGGCAGCGCTTTCTCTGGGCTATCGCCAGTGCCTGCGGCCTGCTTCTGCTGGGGCTGCATCCGGCCGTGGAGCGGTTCAGCGATGTTCCCTGGAGCCCCCTGTTCTGGCAGTCCCATTTCTGGATGGGACTGTTGCTCACCGCCCTGTTGCTGAGCTCAACGGCGCTGCAGCCCTTGATTGGTCATTCCGTGCAGGCCAGGCGCATTCACATCAGCAGCAATCTGCTGGTGGCTTTGCTGCTGGCCATGCAAGCGATCTCGGGAACGCGAAATCTGCTGCTGCACTAA
- the rpsD gene encoding 30S ribosomal protein S4 — MSRYRGPRLRITRRLGDLPGLTRKAAKRSYPPGQHGQARRKRSEYAIRLEEKQKLRFNYGVSERQLVRYVKKARAQEGSTGTNLLKLLENRLDNVCFRLGFGPTVPGARQLVNHGHVTVNGRVTDIASYQCKPGDVIAIRERKCSKKLAEANLEFPGLANVPSHLELDKSKLSAKVTARCEREWVALEINELLVVEYYSRKV, encoded by the coding sequence ATGTCTCGTTACCGCGGCCCTCGCCTGAGGATCACGCGGCGCTTGGGAGACCTCCCCGGTCTCACCCGGAAGGCCGCCAAACGGTCCTATCCCCCCGGTCAGCACGGCCAAGCCCGTCGCAAGCGCTCTGAATACGCGATCCGTCTCGAAGAGAAGCAGAAGCTTCGCTTCAACTACGGCGTCTCCGAGCGTCAGCTCGTGCGCTACGTGAAGAAAGCGCGCGCCCAGGAAGGTTCCACCGGAACCAACCTGCTCAAGCTGCTCGAGAACCGTCTCGACAATGTTTGTTTCCGCCTCGGCTTCGGTCCCACCGTGCCCGGCGCCCGTCAACTGGTGAACCACGGCCACGTCACCGTGAACGGTCGTGTGACCGACATCGCCAGCTACCAGTGCAAGCCTGGCGATGTGATCGCCATCCGCGAGCGCAAGTGCAGCAAGAAGCTGGCTGAAGCCAACCTCGAGTTCCCCGGTCTGGCCAACGTGCCCAGCCACCTCGAGCTGGACAAGTCCAAGCTGAGCGCCAAGGTCACCGCCCGTTGCGAACGCGAGTGGGTTGCCCTGGAGATCAACGAACTGCTGGTGGTGGAGTACTACTCCCGCAAGGTCTGA
- the yidD gene encoding membrane protein insertion efficiency factor YidD: protein MHESAIVSGGPMAKLRQALNQALAAVLLAGIGFYRRFISPMIGPRCRFTPTCSAYGLEAIQKHGPWKGGWLTVKRLLRCHPFTPCGCDPVPD, encoded by the coding sequence ATGCACGAATCTGCCATTGTATCTGGCGGCCCGATGGCCAAGCTGCGACAGGCGTTGAACCAGGCTCTGGCGGCTGTTCTCCTGGCAGGGATTGGGTTTTATCGGCGTTTCATCTCCCCGATGATCGGGCCTCGCTGCCGCTTCACGCCCACCTGCAGCGCCTATGGCCTGGAGGCCATCCAGAAGCATGGACCGTGGAAAGGGGGCTGGCTCACCGTGAAACGGCTGCTGCGCTGTCATCCCTTCACGCCCTGCGGATGTGACCCGGTGCCCGATTGA
- a CDS encoding glutaredoxin family protein, whose translation MKQLTLYSRSGCCLCEGLESRLRDLDLLGLSIELAVIDIDAQGTPQELKARYDLEVPVLALDGSELPRVSPRLTGEGLLNWLQRCLSAAL comes from the coding sequence ATGAAGCAGCTCACCCTCTACAGCCGCTCTGGTTGCTGCCTCTGTGAAGGTTTGGAATCCCGCTTGCGCGACCTCGATCTGTTGGGGCTTTCGATCGAGCTGGCGGTGATTGATATCGATGCGCAAGGCACCCCCCAGGAGCTGAAGGCGCGCTACGACCTCGAGGTGCCCGTACTCGCGCTCGATGGGTCTGAGCTTCCGCGGGTTTCCCCGCGTCTCACGGGTGAGGGACTGTTGAATTGGTTGCAACGCTGTCTGTCCGCGGCGCTCTGA
- a CDS encoding UDP-N-acetylmuramoyl-L-alanyl-D-glutamate--2,6-diaminopimelate ligase, whose protein sequence is MTQALHALLIDAGIAVPPGLVNPGLEAITTDSRRVGPGTLFLGLPGERVDGGSFWSQALEAGAAAAVIGAEAAAALPPAADDPVVVIQEPVARRIGEIAAAYWDHPCRRMALIGVTGTNGKTTTTHLIEHLAASAGQSVGLFGTLVNRWPGHSITATHTTAFADLLQGQLAEAASAGCGLAAMEVSSHALAQQRVAGCRFAGAVFTNLTQDHLDYHASMEDYFEAKASLFSDPLLLADGVRSVVNSDDPWGVRLAERLGAACWRSSLEDPSAELHMSDLQMTAAGVEGRLISPVGEGRFRSPLLGRFNLMNLLQAVGVLLQQQLPLPVLLEAIGRFGGVPGRMERVILNGVDAANLPPVLVDYAHTPDGLDNALSAARPFCTGRLICVFGCGGDRDRGKRPQMAAIAARLADRVVVTSDNPRTEDPQQILDDVVAGIPADSDLLVEGDRAKAIASAIAEAEPNDLVLVAGKGHEDYQILGTEKVHFDDREEAERALRLRLS, encoded by the coding sequence ATGACGCAGGCGTTGCATGCCCTGTTGATTGACGCAGGCATCGCAGTGCCGCCGGGCCTGGTGAACCCTGGGTTGGAGGCCATCACCACCGATTCCCGTCGCGTCGGCCCTGGAACCTTGTTTCTCGGTCTCCCGGGCGAACGGGTGGATGGAGGCAGCTTCTGGTCTCAAGCCCTTGAGGCTGGGGCCGCCGCTGCCGTGATTGGAGCTGAAGCCGCAGCTGCGCTACCGCCAGCTGCTGACGACCCCGTGGTGGTGATCCAAGAGCCGGTGGCGCGTCGGATTGGTGAGATCGCAGCGGCGTACTGGGATCACCCCTGCAGGCGCATGGCCCTGATTGGTGTGACCGGCACCAATGGCAAAACCACCACCACCCATTTGATCGAGCATCTGGCCGCTTCGGCCGGCCAATCGGTGGGCTTGTTCGGCACGTTGGTGAACCGCTGGCCGGGCCACAGCATCACGGCCACCCACACCACGGCCTTTGCTGATCTCCTGCAGGGCCAACTCGCTGAGGCTGCCTCCGCAGGTTGCGGCCTGGCGGCGATGGAGGTGAGTTCCCACGCCCTGGCGCAGCAGCGGGTGGCGGGCTGCCGCTTCGCAGGGGCCGTGTTCACCAACCTCACCCAGGACCACCTCGATTACCACGCCTCAATGGAGGACTACTTCGAGGCCAAGGCGTCGCTGTTTTCAGATCCTCTGTTGCTTGCTGACGGCGTGCGATCGGTGGTCAACAGCGATGACCCCTGGGGGGTGCGCCTGGCCGAACGGCTTGGGGCCGCCTGTTGGCGCAGCTCCCTTGAGGATCCCTCGGCCGAGTTGCACATGAGCGACCTGCAGATGACGGCTGCTGGGGTGGAGGGTCGCTTGATCAGTCCTGTGGGCGAGGGTCGTTTCCGTTCGCCCCTGTTGGGTCGCTTCAACCTGATGAACCTGCTGCAGGCGGTGGGGGTGCTGCTTCAGCAGCAGCTGCCTTTGCCGGTGTTGCTGGAGGCCATCGGCCGTTTCGGTGGCGTGCCCGGCCGCATGGAGCGGGTGATCCTGAACGGGGTGGATGCAGCGAATTTGCCCCCGGTGCTGGTGGATTACGCCCACACTCCCGATGGTCTGGACAATGCGCTTTCGGCAGCGCGTCCGTTCTGCACCGGGCGGCTGATCTGCGTGTTCGGTTGCGGTGGTGATCGGGATCGGGGCAAGCGTCCGCAGATGGCGGCGATTGCGGCACGCCTGGCGGACCGCGTGGTGGTCACCTCCGACAACCCCCGAACCGAGGATCCTCAGCAGATCCTGGATGACGTGGTGGCGGGGATCCCTGCCGATAGCGATTTGCTTGTGGAGGGTGATCGAGCCAAGGCGATTGCCTCAGCCATTGCCGAAGCAGAGCCGAACGATCTGGTGCTGGTGGCCGGTAAGGGGCACGAGGATTACCAGATTCTGGGAACTGAAAAGGTCCACTTCGACGATCGCGAGGAAGCGGAACGTGCCCTGCGTTTGAGGTTGTCTTGA